One region of Bacillus pumilus genomic DNA includes:
- the rpe gene encoding ribulose-phosphate 3-epimerase, translating into MVYIAPSILSADFANLEKDIRDVEQGGADYIHIDVMDGHFVPNMTFGPNVVEAIRPHTRLPLDVHLMIEQPDRYIPAFAKAGADIISVHVEACPHLHRTIQHMKEQGVKAGVVLNPHTPVSHIEHILEDVDLVLFMTVNPGFGGQAFIPSVLTKVKEVKALSEQKGLTDLLIEIDGGVNVETAKSCKEAGANLLVAGSAVYGKENRAAAIQAIREA; encoded by the coding sequence ATGGTTTATATTGCCCCTTCCATTTTATCAGCAGATTTTGCCAATTTGGAGAAAGATATCCGTGATGTGGAACAAGGCGGTGCAGACTACATTCACATCGATGTCATGGACGGTCATTTTGTTCCGAATATGACATTTGGGCCAAATGTCGTTGAAGCGATCAGACCACATACGCGTCTTCCGCTTGATGTTCACTTAATGATTGAGCAGCCAGATCGGTATATTCCTGCATTCGCAAAAGCAGGCGCTGATATTATCTCTGTTCATGTGGAAGCTTGTCCGCACTTACACCGAACAATACAACATATGAAAGAACAAGGTGTAAAAGCAGGGGTCGTCTTGAATCCGCACACACCTGTTTCTCACATTGAGCATATATTAGAAGATGTGGACCTTGTGTTATTCATGACAGTGAACCCTGGTTTTGGGGGACAGGCATTTATTCCATCTGTCCTCACGAAGGTAAAAGAAGTAAAAGCACTGAGTGAACAAAAGGGCTTAACCGATTTACTAATAGAAATAGACGGCGGTGTCAATGTAGAGACTGCAAAGAGTTGCAAAGAAGCAGGCGCTAATTTACTAGTAGCGGGCTCTGCGGTATATGGTAAAGAAAACCGCGCAGCAGCGATCCAGGCAATTCGAGAAGCGTAA
- the spoVM gene encoding stage V sporulation protein SpoVM, with product MKFYTIKLPRFLGGIVRAMLGSFKKD from the coding sequence ATGAAATTTTATACAATCAAACTGCCTAGATTTCTTGGCGGCATTGTCCGTGCGATGCTTGGTTCATTTAAGAAAGATTAA
- the rpmB gene encoding 50S ribosomal protein L28 — protein MARKCVITGRKTKAGNNRSHAMNSTKRTWGANLQKVRILVDGKPKRVYVSARALKSGKVERV, from the coding sequence ATGGCACGTAAATGCGTTATTACAGGCAGAAAAACAAAAGCTGGGAACAATCGTTCTCACGCAATGAACTCTACAAAACGTACATGGGGCGCGAACCTTCAAAAAGTTCGTATTCTAGTGGACGGTAAGCCTAAAAGAGTATATGTATCAGCTCGAGCTTTGAAATCTGGTAAAGTTGAGCGTGTATAA
- the rsgA gene encoding ribosome small subunit-dependent GTPase A, protein MPEGKIIKALSGFYYVLDESQESGKVVQCRARGIFRKNKITPLVGDYVVYQADNDKEGYLLEVKERTNELVRPPISNVDQAVLVFSAAEPAFSTSLLDRFLVLVEANHIEPIICITKMDLLKTDEERETIKAYADDYRQIGYEVHLTSTIEGDGIEKLTPHFHNKITVFAGQSGVGKSSLLNAMSPELALKTDDISSHLGRGKHTTRHVELIRTADGLIADTPGFSSLEFTGIEAEDLGLYFLDIRDRSADCKFRGCLHVKEPGCAIKDAVEHDQIKEYRYQHYLEFLTEIKDRKPRY, encoded by the coding sequence ATGCCTGAGGGCAAAATTATTAAAGCATTAAGCGGATTCTACTATGTGCTGGATGAGTCGCAAGAGAGTGGAAAAGTAGTTCAGTGCAGAGCGAGAGGCATCTTTCGAAAAAACAAAATTACACCTCTTGTTGGCGATTACGTCGTGTATCAAGCAGACAATGATAAAGAAGGCTACTTATTAGAAGTAAAAGAACGGACAAACGAACTTGTTCGTCCGCCTATTAGTAACGTTGATCAAGCGGTACTTGTTTTCTCAGCGGCAGAACCAGCCTTTAGCACCTCACTTTTAGACAGATTTTTAGTGCTTGTAGAAGCGAATCATATTGAGCCGATTATCTGCATCACAAAAATGGACTTATTGAAAACAGACGAAGAGCGTGAAACCATCAAGGCATATGCAGACGACTATCGGCAAATTGGTTATGAGGTTCATTTAACCTCTACGATTGAAGGAGATGGCATTGAGAAGCTGACCCCGCATTTTCACAATAAAATCACGGTATTTGCCGGTCAGTCTGGTGTAGGCAAGTCCTCCCTTTTAAATGCGATGAGTCCTGAATTGGCGCTGAAAACAGATGATATCTCATCCCATCTCGGACGAGGAAAGCATACGACAAGACATGTCGAACTCATTCGAACAGCAGACGGGCTCATTGCAGATACTCCGGGCTTTAGCTCGCTCGAATTTACTGGCATCGAAGCAGAAGATCTAGGTCTATACTTTTTAGATATTAGAGACCGGAGTGCAGATTGCAAATTTCGAGGCTGCCTGCATGTGAAAGAGCCTGGCTGTGCGATAAAAGATGCGGTCGAGCATGATCAAATCAAAGAATATCGCTATCAGCATTATTTAGAGTTTTTAACTGAAATCAAAGACAGAAAGCCGAGGTACTAA
- a CDS encoding thiamine diphosphokinase, translated as MHIHIVAGGPFEYIPPLEREASQEDVLWIGVDRGTLFLLEHGITPAKAFGDFDSVTEKELRELKEKLPALNVFQAEKDETDLELALNWALSQHPAHIYIYGITGGRADHFLGNIHLLYKGIQHKQNITLVDKQNIIQMFEPGTYEIKEDQDKKYVSFLPFGTPVEKLTLKGFKYPLKNCHIEPGSTLCISNELIHSNGTFSFHEGILIMVRSKD; from the coding sequence ATGCACATACATATCGTAGCCGGCGGTCCTTTTGAATACATCCCGCCACTTGAACGTGAAGCATCACAGGAGGATGTTCTCTGGATTGGCGTAGACCGTGGAACCCTCTTCTTACTAGAGCACGGTATTACCCCTGCCAAAGCCTTTGGTGATTTTGACAGTGTGACAGAAAAAGAGCTTCGGGAGCTGAAAGAGAAATTGCCTGCTCTGAATGTATTTCAAGCTGAAAAGGATGAAACCGATTTAGAGCTTGCACTGAACTGGGCGCTAAGTCAGCACCCAGCACATATTTACATCTATGGTATTACAGGAGGAAGGGCGGATCATTTTCTAGGAAATATCCATCTTCTTTACAAAGGGATTCAGCACAAGCAGAATATCACCCTTGTAGACAAACAAAATATCATTCAAATGTTTGAACCTGGTACATACGAAATAAAAGAAGATCAGGATAAAAAATATGTATCGTTTTTACCCTTTGGAACACCGGTTGAAAAGCTGACGTTAAAAGGTTTCAAATATCCTCTGAAAAATTGTCATATTGAGCCTGGTTCCACACTATGTATTAGTAACGAACTCATCCACTCAAATGGTACTTTTTCTTTTCATGAAGGCATATTAATAATGGTAAGAAGCAAAGATTGA